One genomic segment of Bombus vancouverensis nearcticus chromosome 11, iyBomVanc1_principal, whole genome shotgun sequence includes these proteins:
- the LOC117153164 gene encoding transmembrane protein 45B has product MDSYLPCILTGFIFYTFGLKWCYEYAKYWVSLRPRDDPHTTKGLRLIEKCERLIHRHPIEGSLKLIATAVGLAGTITGGLQQVGTVSPKVVLATIYLFFAFSGLVDVLNFYFPHNVSEGLVKLALAQSFFIEGFLFLWGSVGSNALVDKILALIVWTTSLSISLELVWPELKLLRGCTTLLHGGWIAHVVRVYHTVPMLPEGIALVFSWHVAAASAVTLCVVAATRSCAPKLMIEEPPEIPIYDYCQEPDQRM; this is encoded by the coding sequence ATGGATAGCTATTTACCTTGTATTCTCACCGgctttatattttataccttTGGCCTAAAGTGGTGTTACGAATATGCTAAGTATTGGGTATCTCTAAGACCTAGAGATGATCCACATACGACAAAGGGACTAAGACTTATAGAAAAATGTGAAAGACTTATACATAGACATCCTATAGAAGGAAGTTTAAAACTAATAGCGACTGCTGTAGGATTAGCTGGTACGATAACTGGTGGTCTGCAACAAGTTGGAACTGTTTCACCAAAAGTTGTACTTGCTACAATCTATTTATTTTTTGCATTCTCTGGCCTGGTTGatgttttaaatttttattttcctcaTAATGTGAGCGAAGGATTAGTTAAATTGGCCCTTGCTCAAAGTTTCTTCATAGAAGGATTTCTTTTCTTATGGGGGAGTGTTGGAAGCAATGCATTAGTTGATAAAATTTTAGCACTAATAGTATGGACAACATCTTTGTCTATTTCTTTAGAACTTGTATGGCCCGAATTAAAACTTCTAAGAGGTTGTACAACATTACTCCATGGTGGTTGGATAGCACATGTAGTTCGTGTGTATCATACAGTGCCAATGTTACCAGAAGGTATTGCTCTGGTATTTTCTTGGCATGTAGCTGCTGCTTCAGCTGTGACATTATGTGTAGTAGCAGCAACAAGAAGTTGTGCTCCCAAACTTATGATAGAAGAACCACCAGAGATACCTATTTATGATTATTGTCAAGAACCAGACCAGAGAATGTAG